A region from the Triticum aestivum cultivar Chinese Spring chromosome 3D, IWGSC CS RefSeq v2.1, whole genome shotgun sequence genome encodes:
- the LOC123078815 gene encoding KRR1 small subunit processome component homolog produces the protein MASADEANAAAEGTEGKNWQRKGKHKKEKPWDDDPNIDRWTVEKFDPSWNEGGLLEVSSFSTLFPQYREKYLQETWPIVKGALKEFGVSCELNLVEGSMTVSTTRKTRDPYIILKARDLIKLLSRSVPAPQAIKVLNDEMNCDIVKIGSIIRNKERFVKRRERLLGPNLSTLKAIEILTGCYILVQGNTVAAMGSFKGLKQVRKIVEDCIKNIKHPVYHIKELLIKRELAKNPALATESWDRFLPNFKKKNVKQKKPNTKEKKQYTPFPPPQQPSKIDLELESGEYFMSDKKKSAKKWQEKLDKQSEKSEEKKRKREAAFVPPKENTAGLSESAKSTNDNEIADITKSLKKKAKKFRNSEAEENVKIESYVASNEESRSKKKRRSSSK, from the exons ATGGCGTCGGCGGACGAAGCGAATGCGGCGGCCGAAGGTACGGAGGGGAAGAATTGGCAGCGGAAGGGGAAGCACAAGAAGGAGAAGCCGTGGGACGATGACCCCAACATCGACCGCTGGACGGTGGAGAAGTTCGACCCCTCCTGGAACGAGGGCGGCCTGCTGGAAGTCAGCTCCTTCTCCACCCTCTTCCCCCAGTACCGAG AGAAGTACCTGCAGGAGACATGGCCGATCGTCAAGGGCGCACTGAAGGAGTTTGGAGTCTCATGCGAGCTCAATTTG GTGGAAGGATCCATGACGGTTTCCACCACCAGGAAGACCAGGGACCCCTACATTATTCTTAAGGCCAGGGACCTGATAAAGCTCTTGTCGCGAAGTGTCCCTGCACCCCAA GCAATTAAAGTGCTCAATGATGAGATGAACTGTGATATTGTCAAGATTGGTAGCATCATAAGAAACAAG GAAAGATTTGTCAAAAGGAGAGAACGCCTTTTGGGCCCTAACCTGTCCACCCTTAAG GCTATAGAGATTTTGACTGGCTGCTACATCTTAGTACAG GGAAATACTGTGGCTGCCATGGGTTCCTTTAAGGGACTGAAACAGGTCCGGAAGATTGTAGAGGATTGCATAAAGAACATAAAGCATCCAGTGTACCACATTAAg GAACTCCTTATTAAACGTGAGCTGGCTAAAAATCCTGCCCTAGCCACTGAAAGTTGGGACAGGTTTCTACCGAACTTTAAGAA AAAGAATGTCAAGCAAAAGAAGCCCAATACTAAGGAGAAGAAACAATACACACCCTTTCCGCCGCCTCAGCAGCCTAGCAAG ATTGATCTTGAACTGGAGAGTGGTGAGTATTTCATGAGTGACAAGAAGAAGTCAGCTAAGAAATGGCAAGAGAAGCTAGATAAGCAATCAGAGAAatcagaagaaaagaaaagaaagagagaagCTGCATTTGTTCCACCAAAG GAGAACACTGCTGGTCTATCTGAATCTGCCAAAAGTACTAATGACAACGAGATTGCTGATATCACAAAATCCTTAAAG AAAAAGGCAAAGAAATTCAGAAATAGTGAAGCTGAGGAAAATGTGAAAATCGAGTCATATGTTGCGAGCAACGAAGAATCACGCTCCAAAAAGAAGCGCAGATCGTCATCCAAGTAA